One window from the genome of candidate division KSB1 bacterium encodes:
- the purB gene encoding adenylosuccinate lyase: MIPRYTLPDMGRIWSDENKFAIWLQVEILACEAQAELGVVPKAAVEVIKQKAKFDRKRVLEIEETTKHDVIAFLTNVAEYVGPESRYLHFGMTSSDLLDTALAVQMRQAGLLLIEKLTALREAIRHQALQHKNTVCIGRSHGVHAEPTTFGLKMAVWFAEVNRHLERLQRAIEVVSVGKISGAVGTFAHIDPAVEAYVCRHLDLQPAPVSTQIVQRDRHAEFLSVLALIGASLEKFAVEIRNLQRTEILEVEEPFGKGQKGSSAMPHKRNPITCERLTGLARLLRANAMTALENVALWHERDISHSSTERVILPDSTILLDYMLHHFTRIVRDLQVYPGNMRRNLARTGGLIFSQQVLLALAKKGMVREEAYRLVQEHAMAVWSDFSTAGMSEKISAQVGFLERLLEDKTIRQYLDANEIQQCFDLNKNLGHLETIYQRLGLRTES; encoded by the coding sequence ATGATTCCTCGCTACACCCTTCCCGACATGGGCCGCATCTGGAGCGATGAGAACAAATTTGCCATCTGGCTCCAGGTGGAAATTCTCGCCTGCGAAGCGCAGGCGGAGTTGGGCGTCGTGCCGAAAGCGGCTGTCGAGGTGATCAAGCAAAAAGCCAAATTTGACCGCAAGCGCGTCTTGGAAATCGAAGAAACGACGAAACATGACGTCATCGCATTTTTGACCAACGTCGCCGAATACGTCGGGCCGGAAAGCCGCTACCTTCATTTCGGCATGACCTCGTCGGATTTGCTCGATACCGCGCTCGCCGTGCAAATGCGGCAAGCCGGTTTGTTGCTCATTGAAAAACTCACGGCCTTGCGCGAAGCCATCCGCCATCAGGCGCTGCAGCACAAAAATACGGTATGCATCGGACGTTCACATGGTGTCCATGCCGAGCCAACGACCTTCGGTTTAAAAATGGCAGTTTGGTTCGCTGAAGTCAATCGCCATCTCGAACGCTTGCAGCGCGCCATTGAAGTAGTTTCCGTCGGCAAAATTTCCGGTGCCGTCGGCACTTTCGCGCATATCGATCCCGCGGTCGAGGCCTACGTCTGCCGGCATCTCGATCTTCAACCGGCGCCGGTTTCGACGCAGATCGTGCAGCGCGACCGGCACGCTGAATTTTTGAGCGTTCTTGCTTTGATTGGCGCGTCGCTGGAGAAATTCGCCGTTGAAATTCGCAACCTGCAGCGCACGGAAATTCTCGAGGTGGAAGAGCCCTTCGGCAAAGGCCAGAAAGGCTCCTCAGCCATGCCGCACAAACGCAATCCGATCACCTGCGAGCGCCTCACCGGTTTGGCCCGTTTGCTGCGCGCCAATGCGATGACGGCGTTGGAGAACGTGGCACTGTGGCACGAGCGCGACATCAGCCACAGCTCGACCGAGCGCGTCATCTTGCCGGACAGCACGATTCTGCTCGATTACATGCTGCATCACTTCACCCGCATCGTGCGCGATTTGCAAGTCTATCCGGGAAATATGCGGCGGAATCTCGCGCGCACCGGCGGCTTGATTTTTTCGCAGCAGGTGCTGCTGGCTTTGGCGAAAAAAGGCATGGTGCGCGAAGAAGCCTATCGACTGGTGCAGGAACACGCGATGGCGGTGTGGAGCGATTTCAGCACGGCCGGCATGTCTGAAAAAATTTCGGCGCAGGTCGGCTTTCTCGAGCGTTTGCTGGAAGATAAAACGATTCGGCAATATCTTGATGCGAATGAAATTCAGCAGTGTTTTGATTTGAACAAAAATCTTGGCCACCTCGAAACGATTTATCAGCGGCTCGGCTTGCGCACTGAATCGTAA
- a CDS encoding DUF2442 domain-containing protein, whose product MPTLLKDVRVADDTLTVDLIDGRNITVQLVWHPRLLHATSEQRAKWQICGAGYGIHWPDVDEDLSTEGLLRGAPAPPRGIPVSKVAA is encoded by the coding sequence ATGCCAACTCTTCTCAAAGATGTTCGTGTCGCCGATGATACTTTAACCGTAGACCTGATTGATGGGCGCAATATCACCGTTCAGTTGGTATGGCATCCCAGATTACTTCATGCGACATCGGAACAGCGCGCAAAGTGGCAAATATGTGGCGCCGGTTACGGCATTCACTGGCCGGACGTTGATGAAGATTTGAGCACGGAAGGCTTGTTGAGAGGAGCTCCTGCGCCTCCCCGTGGCATACCGGTGAGCAAAGTCGCTGCCTAA
- a CDS encoding type II toxin-antitoxin system YafQ family toxin produces the protein MKTSRQTSQFKKDVKRMQKRGKDFGEFKEVIEKLANEQKLAPKYRDHLLVGEYKGTRECHIAPDWLLIYEIGENEIVLIRTGTHADLF, from the coding sequence ATGAAAACAAGCCGGCAGACCTCGCAATTCAAGAAGGATGTCAAGCGCATGCAGAAGCGCGGCAAAGACTTCGGCGAGTTCAAAGAGGTGATTGAAAAACTGGCAAATGAGCAGAAACTTGCACCGAAGTACCGGGATCACTTGCTTGTTGGAGAATACAAAGGTACGCGAGAGTGTCACATCGCTCCAGATTGGCTTTTAATTTATGAAATAGGGGAAAACGAAATCGTGCTAATAAGAACAGGTACTCATGCTGATTTATTTTAG
- a CDS encoding type II toxin-antitoxin system RelB/DinJ family antitoxin: MAKTAMISARIDPKLKNNAERVFKKLGLSTKEAITLFYKQVDLQRDLPFDVKIPNETTRQALNDAKTRRNLESFDSTESLFKSLGI, from the coding sequence ATGGCTAAAACTGCGATGATTTCAGCGAGAATTGACCCCAAACTCAAGAATAATGCGGAAAGGGTGTTCAAGAAACTCGGATTAAGCACCAAAGAAGCAATCACGTTATTTTATAAACAAGTTGATCTGCAACGTGATTTGCCTTTTGATGTCAAAATTCCAAATGAAACAACCAGACAAGCGTTGAATGATGCTAAAACGCGACGCAATTTGGAAAGTTTTGACAGCACCGAAAGCCTCTTTAAAAGTTTAGGCATTTGA
- the fsa gene encoding fructose-6-phosphate aldolase, with translation MKFYLDTANLDEIKKIAAMGLLDGVTTNPTLISREKGAFKDILRNICEVVPGPVNAEVVSLDTEGMLREGRDLARLHPNIVVKIPMTKEGMVAVRKLANEKIRTNVTLIFSPSQALIAAKAGASYVSPFLGRLDDISHVGMDLVRQIVAIFDNYEFETEVLAASLRHPVHVVEAALAGADIATVPAKVFDQLFNHPLTDIGIKNFLADWEKAKQTI, from the coding sequence ATGAAATTCTATCTCGACACCGCCAATCTCGATGAGATTAAAAAAATCGCGGCCATGGGCCTGCTCGATGGCGTAACGACGAACCCAACCTTGATTTCAAGAGAAAAAGGTGCATTTAAAGACATTCTGCGCAACATTTGCGAAGTCGTCCCCGGCCCGGTCAATGCCGAAGTGGTTTCGCTCGACACCGAAGGCATGCTGCGCGAAGGCCGCGACCTCGCCAGGCTGCATCCGAACATCGTCGTCAAAATTCCCATGACCAAGGAAGGCATGGTCGCCGTGCGCAAGCTCGCCAACGAGAAAATCCGCACCAACGTGACGCTGATTTTCAGCCCGAGTCAGGCGCTGATTGCCGCGAAAGCCGGCGCCTCTTATGTGAGTCCGTTTCTTGGCCGGCTCGATGACATCAGCCACGTCGGCATGGATTTGGTGCGGCAGATCGTCGCGATTTTTGACAATTACGAGTTCGAGACCGAAGTGCTGGCCGCGAGCCTGCGCCATCCGGTGCACGTCGTCGAAGCCGCCCTTGCCGGCGCCGACATCGCCACGGTTCCGGCCAAAGTTTTCGACCAGCTTTTCAATCATCCGCTGACCGACATCGGCATCAAGAATTTCCTGGCGGATTGGGAAAAGGCGAAGCAGACGATTTAG
- the truA gene encoding tRNA pseudouridine(38-40) synthase TruA, producing MTTDSQTFNYKLILEYDGSKFYGWQVQPGMRTVQGEVENALQILFRESIRVNVAGRTDAGVHALGQVINFRSAVEMPLAVMPRSLNGILSHDVVVKKVELAPADFHARYDARSRQYFYVLSKFPVAVGRHYAFFCKFPLEVAAMREASQHLLGEHDFRAFCDATTADPHYLSRMELIEWEETEERIKLIIRANRFLRSMVRIIVGTMIDVGRGKLTPAQVKDILDSRRRTEASFTAPPHGLFLEKVFY from the coding sequence TTGACGACGGATTCTCAAACTTTCAATTACAAGCTCATCCTCGAATACGACGGCAGCAAATTTTATGGCTGGCAAGTTCAGCCCGGCATGAGAACGGTTCAGGGTGAGGTTGAGAACGCGCTGCAAATTCTGTTTCGCGAAAGCATTCGTGTCAATGTCGCCGGTCGCACCGATGCCGGCGTTCACGCTTTGGGCCAGGTTATAAATTTTCGCTCGGCGGTCGAAATGCCGCTGGCCGTCATGCCGCGTTCCTTGAATGGCATTCTCTCGCACGACGTGGTGGTGAAAAAAGTCGAGCTGGCGCCGGCGGATTTTCATGCGCGCTACGACGCCAGGAGCCGCCAGTATTTTTACGTGCTCAGCAAATTTCCCGTCGCGGTTGGGCGGCATTATGCGTTCTTTTGCAAATTTCCACTCGAGGTGGCGGCCATGCGCGAAGCCTCGCAGCATCTGTTGGGCGAGCACGATTTCCGCGCCTTTTGCGACGCCACCACCGCAGACCCGCATTATTTGAGCCGGATGGAATTGATCGAATGGGAAGAAACCGAGGAGCGCATCAAGCTGATTATTCGCGCCAACCGCTTTCTGCGCAGCATGGTGCGAATCATCGTCGGCACCATGATCGACGTTGGCCGCGGCAAATTGACGCCGGCGCAAGTGAAAGACATCCTCGACAGCCGCCGGCGCACCGAAGCGAGCTTCACCGCGCCGCCGCACGGGTTGTTTTTGGAAAAAGTTTTCTACTAA
- a CDS encoding energy-coupling factor transporter transmembrane protein EcfT, with the protein MIVRTRNKSPAIGRRLTLGQYFPGQSCLHQLDPRTKLLASMMVMALLMWIEAWPALIFWSLVVTAVVQQTKLPPRLFARNLRAFLWLFAITILLHALSPTWQGSNEGLVLRVWGISASSEGALRGLKYALRLALLVVIAGALSFTTVPTDLTDGMERLLKPLQRWRLPVHELAFMTTLALRFVPMIIDEAERIQKAQMSRGADFSGSLWRRIQSLVPLLVPLFVSTFHRADDLAVAMEARCYRGSEGRVPFREMSLSKRDFVTAAGVLLCLAATLVAEYWLRHEAGGIF; encoded by the coding sequence TTGATCGTACGAACGCGGAACAAAAGCCCGGCAATTGGACGCCGCTTGACGCTGGGCCAGTATTTTCCGGGGCAATCTTGTCTGCATCAACTCGACCCGCGCACCAAGCTGCTGGCGAGCATGATGGTGATGGCGTTGTTGATGTGGATCGAAGCGTGGCCAGCGTTGATCTTTTGGAGTCTCGTCGTAACGGCGGTGGTGCAACAAACCAAGTTGCCGCCGCGGCTGTTCGCCCGGAATCTGCGCGCTTTCCTGTGGCTGTTTGCGATAACGATTCTTCTGCACGCGTTGAGTCCCACATGGCAAGGTTCAAATGAAGGCCTCGTGCTGCGCGTGTGGGGAATTTCTGCTTCATCGGAGGGGGCGCTGAGGGGATTGAAATATGCGTTGCGTTTGGCGTTGCTCGTCGTGATCGCGGGTGCGCTTTCGTTCACGACTGTGCCGACTGATTTGACTGATGGGATGGAGCGTTTGCTCAAACCGTTGCAGCGTTGGCGGTTGCCGGTTCACGAGCTGGCGTTCATGACCACGCTGGCGCTGCGCTTTGTGCCCATGATTATTGACGAGGCGGAACGGATTCAAAAGGCGCAGATGTCGCGCGGCGCTGATTTTTCGGGTTCGCTGTGGCGGCGTATTCAATCGCTCGTACCGCTGCTGGTACCGCTGTTCGTCTCCACCTTTCATCGCGCCGACGATTTGGCGGTGGCGATGGAAGCACGCTGCTATCGCGGCAGCGAAGGCCGCGTCCCGTTTCGTGAGATGAGTTTGTCGAAGCGGGATTTCGTGACGGCGGCCGGGGTTTTGTTGTGCCTCGCGGCGACGCTCGTTGCCGAGTATTGGTTGCGCCATGAGGCAGGCGGAATTTTTTGA
- a CDS encoding ATP-binding cassette domain-containing protein gives MIAIRNLTLDFQTHEGVRRVLNDISLEIADGQFVALMGANGSGKTSLARCLNGILLPSSGRVMIDGLDTRNAKDLIEICRRLGMVFQNPDNQIVAPTVEREIAFGPENLGVPRPEMHRRVNHLLELFHLEPYRRQAPHLLSGGEKQRVALAAVMAMQPRHIVFDEPTSLLDYESRCQVLALMQQLASSPNPFSGQPVTIVLITQFPEEALFAERLLVLDNGRMVMDGPPREIFLRVDELQQLGLQPPIEFMAYTEAVKNKNDAPRLEDFLLSPIL, from the coding sequence ATGATCGCAATCCGCAATCTCACACTTGATTTTCAAACTCACGAGGGAGTTCGTCGTGTTCTCAATGACATTTCACTGGAAATTGCCGACGGCCAATTTGTCGCGCTGATGGGCGCAAATGGCTCCGGCAAAACCTCGCTGGCGCGTTGTCTAAACGGCATTCTGCTGCCGTCCTCCGGCCGGGTGATGATTGACGGGCTCGATACACGGAATGCCAAAGACTTGATCGAGATTTGCCGGCGGCTTGGCATGGTTTTTCAAAATCCGGACAATCAAATTGTCGCCCCGACGGTGGAGCGTGAGATCGCTTTTGGCCCGGAAAATCTCGGCGTGCCGCGGCCGGAGATGCACCGGCGCGTTAATCATCTGCTTGAATTATTTCATCTGGAGCCATATCGCCGGCAGGCGCCGCATTTGCTTTCCGGCGGTGAGAAGCAAAGGGTGGCGCTGGCCGCGGTGATGGCGATGCAACCGCGCCACATCGTTTTTGATGAACCGACCTCGTTGCTGGATTATGAAAGCCGCTGCCAGGTGTTGGCGCTGATGCAGCAATTGGCTTCCTCGCCGAATCCGTTTTCCGGGCAACCGGTGACGATTGTGCTGATCACGCAATTCCCCGAAGAAGCGCTGTTTGCCGAGCGTCTGCTGGTGCTGGATAATGGCCGGATGGTGATGGATGGCCCGCCCAGGGAAATCTTTTTGCGCGTTGATGAATTGCAGCAACTCGGCTTGCAGCCACCGATTGAATTTATGGCCTATACCGAAGCCGTAAAAAATAAAAACGATGCGCCCCGACTTGAAGATTTTCTTTTGTCGCCGATTCTTTAA
- a CDS encoding dipeptide epimerase, with protein MIISQIDLFPIAFKLKNFFTIAYESCDIAQNLIVRLETKSGLVGWGNAAPDPHVTGETIETSQKMLSTAIIPAVMGRDARALAEINEINQQNAPQAPAARAAIDMALYDLLGQRAGLPLYQLLGFARPQILTSMTLGIASIEESVRHAQEFVKAGFRALKIKTGLDWQEDVERVKAIRAAVGSAIALRVDANQGYPLQQALNFIRDVESCRIEFLEQPVRAKDLNDLKLIRASSKIPIMADESALSPEDVFTLAAHGFVDMVNVKLMKTGGISDATRATAVAAARKLPVMLGCNDESRISIAAAVHLACALPGVQYADLDGAFDLVDDIASGGFTVQDGFLIPGEMPGLGVKVQI; from the coding sequence ATGATTATTTCTCAAATCGACCTCTTCCCCATCGCCTTCAAATTAAAAAATTTTTTTACCATCGCTTATGAATCCTGCGATATCGCGCAAAATCTCATCGTCCGCCTTGAAACGAAAAGCGGCTTGGTGGGATGGGGCAACGCTGCGCCGGATCCGCACGTGACCGGTGAGACAATTGAAACAAGCCAAAAAATGTTGTCAACGGCAATCATTCCAGCCGTCATGGGTCGCGATGCGCGCGCGCTGGCTGAAATCAACGAAATCAACCAACAAAACGCCCCGCAAGCTCCGGCGGCGCGCGCGGCGATTGACATGGCGTTGTACGACCTGCTGGGACAGCGCGCGGGATTGCCGCTTTACCAACTGCTCGGCTTTGCGCGTCCGCAAATTTTGACTTCGATGACGTTGGGCATTGCTTCCATTGAAGAAAGTGTACGACACGCCCAGGAATTCGTTAAAGCCGGTTTTCGGGCGCTGAAAATAAAAACCGGCCTGGATTGGCAGGAAGATGTCGAGCGTGTCAAGGCAATTCGCGCTGCGGTCGGCTCGGCAATCGCGCTGCGCGTTGATGCGAATCAGGGATATCCTTTGCAACAGGCCTTGAATTTCATTCGAGACGTTGAATCATGCCGGATTGAGTTTTTAGAGCAACCAGTGCGGGCAAAAGATTTGAATGATCTGAAATTGATTCGCGCTTCATCGAAAATTCCGATCATGGCCGACGAATCGGCGCTTTCTCCTGAAGATGTCTTCACTCTCGCGGCGCATGGCTTTGTCGATATGGTGAATGTGAAACTGATGAAAACCGGCGGCATCAGCGACGCCACACGAGCGACGGCGGTGGCGGCTGCGCGAAAGCTGCCGGTCATGTTGGGCTGCAATGACGAGTCGCGGATTTCGATTGCTGCTGCGGTGCATTTGGCCTGCGCGTTACCCGGCGTGCAGTATGCCGATCTTGACGGCGCGTTTGATCTTGTAGACGACATCGCTAGCGGCGGTTTTACCGTACAAGACGGTTTTCTCATCCCCGGCGAAATGCCCGGCCTCGGCGTAAAAGTTCAAATTTGA
- a CDS encoding DUF1611 domain-containing protein: protein MDGNALVLCEGAFGTLNGKTAHGLVRFTTRYKILGVIDSTLAGHDAGEVLDGKPCGIFIYASLAAALQANRKAIQYFVIGLAPEAGKLPPSYRQIIAEAIRAGLNIDSGLHEFLSDDAEFNALAKKHGVRLRDIRKPPAKKDLHFFSGKIKDVDSIRLAVLGTDSAIGKRTTAWQITHALNAIGVKTEMIGTGQTAWLQGAKYGIRLDAMINDYVTGEIEHVIWQCWQDETPQVMLLEGQGSLMHPAYPGGFELIAAGRPQAIILQTAPKRTAYDGFPDFPMAPLEKEIKALELIANCPVIALTLNHENMNDEEIETTVRQYESQFGIPCCDVLKHGPAKVVDKTYDYFSNRPLPHRLQIKKFFYHRL from the coding sequence ATGGACGGCAACGCGCTCGTTCTCTGCGAAGGAGCTTTTGGCACGCTCAACGGCAAAACCGCACACGGCTTGGTGCGATTCACCACACGCTACAAAATTCTCGGCGTCATTGATTCCACCCTCGCCGGTCATGACGCCGGCGAGGTGTTGGATGGCAAGCCTTGCGGTATTTTCATTTATGCCAGTCTTGCCGCAGCGCTGCAAGCCAATCGCAAGGCGATACAATATTTCGTCATCGGCCTCGCGCCCGAGGCAGGAAAGCTGCCGCCGAGCTATCGACAAATCATCGCCGAGGCAATTCGCGCCGGTTTGAACATCGACAGCGGCTTGCACGAATTTCTCTCGGATGATGCGGAATTTAACGCGCTGGCGAAAAAACACGGCGTGCGCCTTCGAGACATTCGCAAACCGCCCGCCAAGAAAGATTTACACTTTTTCTCCGGCAAAATCAAAGACGTCGATTCGATTCGCCTTGCGGTGCTCGGCACGGATTCGGCCATCGGCAAGCGCACGACGGCGTGGCAAATCACCCACGCGCTCAACGCCATCGGCGTCAAAACCGAAATGATCGGCACCGGCCAAACCGCGTGGCTGCAGGGCGCAAAATACGGCATCCGCTTGGACGCGATGATCAATGATTATGTGACTGGCGAAATCGAGCATGTGATTTGGCAGTGCTGGCAAGATGAAACGCCGCAGGTCATGCTGCTCGAGGGCCAGGGCAGTCTCATGCATCCGGCTTATCCCGGCGGATTTGAGCTGATCGCCGCCGGCCGGCCGCAGGCGATCATTTTGCAAACGGCGCCAAAACGCACGGCGTATGACGGCTTTCCGGATTTCCCCATGGCGCCATTGGAAAAAGAAATCAAAGCCCTCGAGTTGATAGCAAATTGTCCCGTGATCGCCTTGACCCTCAATCACGAAAACATGAATGATGAGGAAATTGAAACGACGGTGCGGCAATACGAAAGCCAGTTCGGCATTCCCTGTTGCGACGTTCTCAAGCACGGGCCGGCAAAAGTTGTGGATAAAACTTATGATTATTTCTCAAATCGACCTCTTCCCCATCGCCTTCAAATTAAAAAATTTTTTTACCATCGCTTATGA
- a CDS encoding amidohydrolase family protein — translation MPIIDIHIHIQPWEQLKPAVREKMTAGRKDLAAIEKFMQSPKAFLEFLDANGVERAGLINYPSPDLMGFTAATNDFVAQYCQENPQRLIAFGGVHPRFCDNVETEMTRLLKLGIRCLKVHPPHQALAANAYRHGDKGQEALYRRAENENMLMMFHGGTSIFPGARNVYADTMPIDDVAVDFPNLKIIIAHAGRPLHTETTFFLLRRHKNIHIDISGIPPKKLLDYLPRLEEIAGKTLWGTDWPSPGVTDLKKNIDDFGALPLPQKMKDAILYDNALTLLRDCGVVQS, via the coding sequence ATGCCGATCATCGACATTCATATACACATTCAGCCGTGGGAGCAGCTCAAGCCGGCGGTGCGGGAGAAAATGACCGCCGGCCGCAAGGACCTGGCGGCGATTGAAAAGTTCATGCAATCGCCTAAAGCCTTTTTGGAATTTCTCGATGCCAACGGCGTCGAGCGCGCCGGGCTCATCAATTACCCCAGCCCCGATCTCATGGGTTTCACCGCGGCGACGAACGATTTTGTCGCGCAGTATTGCCAGGAAAATCCGCAGCGCCTCATCGCCTTCGGCGGCGTACATCCGCGCTTTTGCGATAACGTCGAGACGGAGATGACGCGGCTGCTCAAGCTCGGCATTCGCTGTTTGAAGGTGCATCCTCCGCATCAAGCCCTCGCCGCCAATGCCTACCGCCATGGCGACAAGGGACAGGAAGCGCTCTATCGCCGCGCTGAAAACGAAAACATGCTGATGATGTTCCACGGCGGCACCAGCATTTTTCCGGGAGCGCGCAACGTTTATGCCGACACCATGCCCATTGACGACGTCGCCGTTGACTTTCCCAACTTGAAAATCATCATCGCGCACGCCGGACGCCCTCTGCACACCGAGACGACTTTCTTCCTGCTGCGCCGCCACAAAAACATCCATATCGATATTTCCGGCATTCCGCCGAAGAAACTGCTGGATTATTTGCCGCGCCTCGAGGAAATTGCCGGCAAGACGTTGTGGGGCACGGATTGGCCAAGCCCGGGCGTGACGGACCTGAAAAAGAACATCGACGATTTTGGGGCTTTGCCCTTACCCCAAAAGATGAAAGATGCTATTTTGTATGATAACGCGCTTACATTGCTTCGCGACTGTGGCGTTGTCCAGAGTTGA
- a CDS encoding ankyrin repeat domain-containing protein: MNDPVAAFIEAACVPLNAWHSSGTLERAEAILAAYPQVASSDIHTAAILGDDAAVRRFLALDAGNATVKGGPHGWDALTHLCFSKYLRLDRGRSESFVRAAIALLDAGASANTGWFEANHQPQPVWEPVLYGAAGIAHHAELTRLLLARGAEPNDGEVVYHTPETYDNAALQALVESGKLNDDSLATMLLRKADWHDYDGIKYLLEHGADPNHMTPWGFTALHQALRRDNSVKIIAVMLDHDADPKLANKWDGKSAVSIAVRRGRGDVLALFEQRNIAIELHGVERLIAACARNEAAAVRSLAESEPQLVGEILVQGGKLLAEFAGNANSDGVRHLLDLGVKIGALYDGDGYFDIAKNSTALHVAAWRAWPATVKLLIERGAPVNTPDGKGRTPLALAVRACVDSYWTERRSPESVEALLRAGASVNGVAFPSGYAEVDELLRRYRAR; this comes from the coding sequence ATGAACGATCCCGTCGCCGCCTTCATCGAAGCCGCATGTGTTCCGCTTAACGCCTGGCACAGCTCAGGAACGCTCGAGCGAGCCGAGGCGATTTTAGCCGCTTATCCTCAAGTGGCGAGCAGCGACATTCATACCGCGGCTATTCTCGGCGACGATGCCGCCGTGCGCCGTTTTCTTGCGCTCGACGCCGGCAACGCCACGGTGAAGGGCGGCCCGCACGGTTGGGATGCGCTCACTCACCTCTGTTTTTCGAAATATCTCCGGCTCGATCGCGGCCGCTCGGAAAGCTTTGTGCGCGCGGCGATTGCCCTGCTCGACGCCGGCGCCAGCGCAAATACCGGCTGGTTCGAGGCGAATCACCAGCCGCAGCCTGTGTGGGAGCCGGTGCTCTATGGCGCCGCCGGCATCGCTCATCATGCAGAGCTGACCCGCCTGCTGCTCGCGCGCGGCGCCGAGCCTAACGACGGAGAGGTTGTCTATCACACGCCGGAAACCTACGATAACGCCGCCTTGCAAGCCCTCGTCGAAAGCGGCAAGCTCAACGACGACAGCCTGGCGACCATGCTGCTGCGCAAGGCGGACTGGCACGATTACGACGGTATCAAGTATCTGTTGGAGCACGGCGCTGACCCCAATCACATGACGCCTTGGGGTTTCACGGCCTTGCATCAAGCGCTGCGGCGCGACAATAGCGTGAAGATCATCGCAGTCATGCTGGATCACGACGCCGATCCGAAGTTGGCGAACAAATGGGATGGCAAGTCGGCGGTTTCAATTGCGGTGAGAAGAGGACGGGGTGATGTGCTGGCGTTGTTCGAGCAGCGAAACATTGCAATCGAGCTGCACGGCGTCGAGCGACTGATCGCCGCATGTGCCAGAAACGAGGCGGCGGCTGTCCGTTCCCTCGCTGAGAGCGAACCGCAGCTTGTTGGCGAAATTCTCGTACAGGGCGGCAAGCTGCTCGCAGAGTTCGCCGGAAATGCGAACAGCGATGGCGTTCGACACTTGCTCGACCTCGGCGTGAAGATCGGCGCGTTGTACGACGGCGATGGCTACTTCGATATCGCCAAGAACAGCACGGCGCTGCACGTTGCCGCCTGGCGCGCGTGGCCGGCAACGGTGAAACTTCTCATCGAGCGCGGCGCACCGGTCAACACGCCGGACGGCAAAGGACGCACGCCTCTGGCGCTCGCCGTTCGCGCCTGCGTCGACTCGTACTGGACCGAGAGACGCTCGCCCGAGTCGGTTGAAGCGCTGCTCCGCGCCGGCGCCTCGGTGAACGGCGTCGCTTTTCCATCAGGGTACGCGGAAGTTGATGAGTTGCTTCGACGATATAGGGCTCGATAA
- a CDS encoding DUF2277 domain-containing protein, with product MCRNIRTLYNFAPPATDEEIRAASLQFIRKITGFNKPAKINEAAFEHAVNQVALISKKLLDSLVTTAEPRDRETEALKAKARAKLRFG from the coding sequence ATGTGCAGAAACATCCGAACGCTTTACAATTTCGCCCCGCCGGCGACGGACGAGGAGATTCGCGCCGCCTCGCTGCAGTTTATCCGCAAAATTACCGGCTTCAACAAACCCGCCAAGATCAATGAAGCCGCGTTCGAGCACGCGGTGAATCAAGTGGCGCTGATCTCGAAAAAATTATTGGATTCGCTGGTGACCACCGCCGAGCCGCGCGATCGGGAAACCGAAGCGCTCAAAGCCAAAGCGCGGGCCAAGCTCAGGTTCGGCTGA
- a CDS encoding GNAT family N-acetyltransferase, translating to MIVLETDRLLLRHFTLDDAAFILRLLNEPSFIQNVGDKGVRTLEQACGYLLEGPIKSYQTYGHGVYLVALKESLQPIGVCGLLKRDQFDESDLGYAFLPEFWSKGFAFESASAVVNYGLNVLGRTKMLAIVSPGNTASIKVLHKLGFAFSKNVQMQPHASEVALYEWQQK from the coding sequence ATGATTGTTCTGGAAACGGATCGCCTGCTCCTGCGGCACTTCACCCTCGACGATGCCGCGTTCATCCTCCGGCTTTTGAATGAGCCGTCGTTCATCCAAAATGTCGGCGACAAGGGCGTGAGAACTCTTGAACAGGCCTGCGGTTATCTCCTCGAAGGGCCGATCAAAAGCTATCAAACATACGGCCACGGAGTGTATTTGGTGGCGCTCAAGGAATCGTTGCAACCCATTGGCGTATGTGGCTTGCTCAAACGCGATCAGTTCGATGAGAGCGATCTCGGTTACGCTTTTTTGCCCGAATTTTGGTCAAAAGGATTTGCATTTGAATCCGCCTCTGCCGTCGTAAATTACGGCCTGAACGTTTTGGGCCGCACTAAAATGCTGGCAATTGTTTCGCCCGGCAATACGGCGTCGATCAAGGTGCTTCACAAGCTGGGTTTTGCATTTTCTAAAAATGTGCAAATGCAACCCCATGCGTCCGAGGTGGCTTTGTACGAATGGCAGCAAAAATAA